The Musa acuminata AAA Group cultivar baxijiao chromosome BXJ2-2, Cavendish_Baxijiao_AAA, whole genome shotgun sequence genome has a segment encoding these proteins:
- the LOC135605748 gene encoding uncharacterized protein LOC135605748 isoform X2, which translates to MESGAEPQKDYYKVLEVDYDATDETIRLSYRRLALRWHPDKHKGNSDVTAKFQEINEAYQVLSDPDKRLEYDISGSYEIDRYSLREYLSRFKGMILTCNGLGINPPS; encoded by the exons ATGGAGAGCGGCGCAGAGCCCCAGAAG GACTATTACAAAGTTCTGGAGGTTGACTATGATGCAACAGATGAGACTATCAGATTAAGCTACCGAAGACTTGCATTA AGGTGGCATCCTGACAAGCATAAGGGAAATAGTGATGTCACTGCAAAGTTTCAGGAGATTAATGAAGCTTACCAAG TACTAAGTGATCCAGATAAGCGACTTGAATATGACATATCGGGTAGTTATGAGATTGATAGGTACAGTTTACGG GAATATCTTTCCAGATTCAAAGGAATGATACTTACCTGCAATGGTCTTGGTATCAACCCTCCATCATG A
- the LOC135605748 gene encoding uncharacterized protein LOC135605748 isoform X1, with amino-acid sequence MESGAEPQKDYYKVLEVDYDATDETIRLSYRRLALRWHPDKHKGNSDVTAKFQEINEAYQVLSDPDKRLEYDISGSYEIDRYSLREYLSRFKGMILTCNGLGINPPSWSQQLMETEPIDQ; translated from the exons ATGGAGAGCGGCGCAGAGCCCCAGAAG GACTATTACAAAGTTCTGGAGGTTGACTATGATGCAACAGATGAGACTATCAGATTAAGCTACCGAAGACTTGCATTA AGGTGGCATCCTGACAAGCATAAGGGAAATAGTGATGTCACTGCAAAGTTTCAGGAGATTAATGAAGCTTACCAAG TACTAAGTGATCCAGATAAGCGACTTGAATATGACATATCGGGTAGTTATGAGATTGATAGGTACAGTTTACGG GAATATCTTTCCAGATTCAAAGGAATGATACTTACCTGCAATGGTCTTGGTATCAACCCTCCATCATG GTCACAGCAGCTGATGGAAACTGAACCCATTGATCAATAG
- the LOC135583082 gene encoding pentatricopeptide repeat-containing protein At5g13270, chloroplastic-like isoform X3: protein MVCELWSQDTKLKAQITSLVDKEKERNQVKIKAVSSDLVVTEADMKQTASSWTEISVENVMHKESGHFISHNIQTHKIPSSFTKIPSWVSLRSSLSPSPSFQAQQENGLLESLHVLSLTNQGRFHEAREFLGFMDSSGICIKPHVYQSLFTACGTWKSLDDGRFFHHHMLKRIRNRNLDASLADCLLKMYFDCSGLDDACKVFKEMSSRMLSSWSIMICGFARSGYLQEAIQLFSKMKIEGLDPDMTVFANLLRTCSNDLEFELGKQIHSYMIRIGFISDVFSDTELVNMYAKCGCLDTSALLLDRMVERNAVSWTSLMVGYTQVGRQYEALVLFKRMMWEGTKLDQFVFSIVLKACSEMENWEAGRQVHGCIIKLGMDSDVSAGTPIVNFYVKCGNIFEAQNAFDRICQPNEVSWSAIIAGYSQVGRYEECFRMFRYLRSRKMTRNSFIYSSLFQASSALTDSSSGSQLHADAIKRGLVSNLVGDSALVTMYARCGNLDYARRAFELIAEPDTVAWTAIIAGCSYHGQALEALDLFNKMLSCQVKPNSITFTGILNACSHTGLVSLAREYLDSMYRVYGVEATSDHFNCMIDVYCRAGYLERAYELIRSGSFQPDALSWKMLLSGCTTYQNVDLGKVAGENLLSMDPNDAAAYILIFNMYAAAGRWVEAASVRRMMNGRRIKKEVSCSWITVKGSVHRFIVGDKHHPLTKQIYCKLDELDRQIMVSESNVTTDRNSNVLHKERMEQLLDHSERLAIAFGLISVPTCCPILVFKNLRVCNECHSFTKMVSKVTGREIIVRDSSRFHHFKNGRCSCNDFW from the coding sequence GTTTGTGAATTATGGAGCCAGGATACAAAGCTAAAAGCTCAGATAACTTCTCTAGTTGACAAGGAAAAAGAGAGAAACCAAGTAAAGATTAAGGCAGTTTCTTCAGATCTAGTCGTGACAGAAGCAGACATGAAGCAAACTGCATCTTCTTGGACTGAAATTTCTGTGGAGAATGTCATGCACAAAGAGTCTGGCCACTTCATAAGCCACAACATCCAAACCCACAAAATCCCTTCTTCCTTCACCAAAATCCCTTCATGGGTGTCATTGCGTTCCTCcctctccccttctccctctttccAAGCCCAACAGGAGAATGGCCTCCTTGAGAGCCTCCACGTTCTTTCCCTGACCAACCAGGGCAGATTTCATGAAGCACGGGAGTTCCTTGGTTTCATGGACTCCTCAGGCATCTGCATAAAGCCCCATGTTTACCAATCACTCTTTACAGCTTGCGGCACCTGGAAATCCCTGGATGATGGACGGTTCTTCCACCATCACATGCTGAAGAGGATCAGAAATAGAAACCTGGATGCTTCCCTTGCTGATTGCCTCCTTAAGATGTACTTTGACTGTTCAGGTCTTGATGATGCTTGTAAAGTTTTCAAGGAAATGTCTAGTAGGATGTTGAGTAGTTGGAGCATTATGATATGTGGTTTTGCTCGCAGTGGGTATCTTCAAGAAGCCATTCAACTTTTCTCTAAAATGAAAATTGAAGGACTTGACCCGGATATGACAGTTTTTGCCAACTTGTTGCGTACATGCTCGAATGACTTAGAGTTCGAGCTTGGCAAACAGATTCATTCGTACATGATAAGAATTGGGTTCATATCTGATGTCTTCTCTGATACAGAGCTTGTTAATATGTATGCTAAATGTGGGTGCTTGGATACCTCAGCTCTTCTTTTAGATCGCATGGTGGAGAGGAATGCTGTGTCTTGGACTAGTCTGATGGTTGGTTATACCCAGGTTGGGAGGCAGTATGAGGCGTTGGTCTTGTTTAAGCGGATGATGTGGGAAGGCACAAAGTTAGATCAGTTTGTGTTCTCAATCGTCCTCAAGGCATGTTCTGAGATGGAGAATTGGGAGGCAGGGAGGCAAGTTCATGGGTGCATTATCAAATTGGGGATGGATTCTGATGTCTCAGCAGGAACACCTATTGTTAACTTTTATGTCAAGTGTGGGAATATATTTGAAGCTCAAAATGCCTTTGATAGGATCTGTCAACCTAATGAGGTTTCATGGAGTGCTATTATTGCTGGTTATTCCCAAGTGGGTAGATATGAGGAGTGCTTCCGGATGTTCAGATACTTGAGGAGTAGAAAAATGACACGAAATTCATTCATATATTCTAGCCTTTTTCAAGCGTCTTCTGCATTAACTGATTCCAGTTCTGGTAGTCAATTGCATGCTGATGCAATAAAGAGAGGGCTTGTCTCCAACCTTGTTGGTGATAGTGCTTTGGTTACCATGTATGCAAGATGTGGTAATTTGGATTATGCACGTAGGGCTTTTGAGTTGATTGCTGAACCTGATACTGTCGCATGGACAGCTATTATTGCAGGATGTTCTTATCATGGTCAGGCTTTGGAAGCTCTGGATCTTTTCAATAAGATGCTCAGTTGTCAGGTTAAGCCAAATTCCATCACATTTACTGGTATTTTGAATGCATGTAGTCATACTGGGTTGGTTTCTTTGGCGAGAGAATATTTAGATTCAATGTATAGGGTTTATGGTGTGGAAGCAACTTCTGATCATTTTAACTGTATGATTGATGTTTACTGTCGTGCTGGCTATTTGGAAAGGGCGTATGAATTAATCAGATCTGGTTCCTTCCAACCTGATGCTCTAAGTTGGAAGATGTTGTTGAGTGGATGCACCACTTATCAAAATGTGGATCTTGGGAAGGTTGCAGGGGAGAATCTTCTTAGTATGGATCCCAATGATGCTGCTGCCTATATCCTCATATTTAACATGTATGCTGCAGCAGGTAGGTGGGTGGAGGCGGCCTCAGTTAGAAGGATGATGAATGGAAGACGTATTAAGAAGGAAGTTAGTTGCAGTTGGATAACAGTTAAGGGTAGTGTTCATAGATTCATTGTGGGAGATAAACACCATCCTTTAACCAAACAAATATACTGCAAGTTAGATGAATTGGACAGACAAATAATGGTATCTGAATCCAATGTCACAACAGACAGAAACTCGAATGTCTTGCACAAAGAGCGTATGGAGCAGCTTCTTGACCACAGTGAGAGGCTAGCAATTGCCTTTGGGCTTATATCGGTACCAACATGTTGCCCAATTTTGGTCTTCAAAAATCTTCGTGTTTGTAACGAGTGTCATTCTTTTACAAAGATGGTGTCCAAAGTAACTGGGCGTGAGATAATTGTAAGGGACTCAAGTCGATTCCATCATTTTAAAAATGGAAGGTGTTCTTGTAATGACTTTTGGTGA